The following proteins are encoded in a genomic region of Oncorhynchus keta strain PuntledgeMale-10-30-2019 chromosome 35, Oket_V2, whole genome shotgun sequence:
- the LOC118368842 gene encoding uncharacterized protein LOC118368842 — protein MILFLMPPLVRRYLSQTWIQPGRAVHFRFFVLSRVASRPVTMASSVIINNQHSQPPQPQTPAFVAVHSNQWNTGICDCFDDLQVCCFAFWCFPCFTCTTTSEFGECFCLPMLDGLWSSTQLVGVPTCIPPVSMSMRVAVRTRYGIQGDMAADCVHSTFCNICSWCQMAREIKRRRQTFTVINAQPTMLPGQPMLMTSAPQAILSTRFM, from the exons ATGATATTATTTTTAATGCCACCTCTGGTCCGGAGATACCTATCACAAACCTGGATACAGCCAGGCAGAGCTGTCCATTTCAG GTTCTTTGTCCTTAGTCGAGTGGCCAGCCGGCCAGTCACCATGGCATCGAGTGTGATAATCAACAACCAACATTCTCAGCCCCCTCAGCCCCAGACACCAGCTTTCGTAGCTGTCCACTCTAACCAGTGGAACACTGGCATTTGTGACTGCTTCGACGACTTGCaagtct GCTGTTTTGCCTTCTGGTGCTTCCCCTGTTTCACCTGCACCACCACCTCAGAGTTCGGAGAGTGTTTCTGTCTCCCCATGCTGGACGGCTTATGGTCCTCCACCCAGCTGGTAGGGGTGCCAACCTGCATTCCTCCTGTGTCCATGTCCATGAGGGTGGCTGTACGTACCCGCTATGGCATTCAG GGTGACATGGCGGCAGACTGTGTGCACTCCACCTTCTGCAACATCTGCTCCTGGTGCCAGATGGCCAGGGAGATCAAGAGACGCAGACAGACCTTCACCGTCATCAACGCCCAGCCCACCATGCTGCCCGGTCAGCCCATGTTGATGACCTCTGCCCCTCAGGCCATCTTGAGCACTAGATTCATGTAA